In Blautia wexlerae DSM 19850, a single window of DNA contains:
- a CDS encoding very short patch repair endonuclease, producing MTDVLTPEQRRRNMQNIHSKDTAIEVQLRKALWNKGYRYRKNYKNLPGKPDIVLTKYKIAIFCDGEFFHGKDWEVLKPRLEKGKNGDFWISKISKNRKHDDEVNKKLLFMGWTVIRFWGNDIKKYTNECIKVIEETIFEVKMAEEIL from the coding sequence ATGACAGATGTACTTACACCAGAACAACGGCGAAGAAATATGCAGAATATTCACTCTAAAGATACAGCGATTGAAGTGCAACTAAGGAAAGCGTTGTGGAATAAAGGGTATAGATATCGAAAAAATTATAAGAATCTTCCTGGAAAACCTGATATTGTTTTAACGAAATATAAAATTGCCATTTTTTGTGACGGGGAATTTTTTCATGGTAAAGATTGGGAAGTTTTAAAACCACGTTTGGAAAAAGGAAAGAACGGGGACTTTTGGATTAGTAAAATATCTAAAAACCGAAAGCACGATGATGAGGTTAACAAGAAGCTTTTATTTATGGGATGGACTGTGATTCGATTCTGGGGGAATGACATAAAAAAATATACAAACGAATGTATTAAAGTAATAGAAGAAACAATATTTGAAGTTAAAATGGCAGAAGAAATTTTATAA
- a CDS encoding toll/interleukin-1 receptor domain-containing protein, translating into MEVLRLQDDKIPKIFISYSWSRDTLVMDLANRLVSHGVDVVLDKWDLKEGNDKYKFMERCVDDPSITKVLIICDKAYAQKANDRTGGVGDETVIISSEVYGNARQEKFIPIIAERDEEGKEYVPTYIKTRIYIDLSDPEKYEEEYEKLLRNIYEKPQFVKPRLGKKPEWLEEEKTNFFPVKDLIRQIRGSNTPVKRRNCIARFQEAYIEALKSYYICGVKPEEVFNNFLNTKPLRDIYLDFVEAVAETEDNYAEVLAEAFEYLYNKLSCIKTFDPQANSAYGDDLDVYKTLLWELFICVIAYLRHVKDYAAINVLITYTYFLENNLFGGAIKQANYTTFRHHSVVIEDRYKPMSEMKNKYTLVGDVICNQREKLPIYTAEAIAEADLFLYQVCNAYDLVENEQAWYRTCWFPTCYVYVQNERLEWEKMKSRRYCEKMKVLFGVDCIEKLKEKISKCVYDSQMGYSDGWGAAPVILNCIKIEDIGTLS; encoded by the coding sequence ATGGAGGTGTTAAGATTGCAGGACGATAAAATTCCGAAAATATTTATATCATATTCATGGAGTCGTGATACACTTGTGATGGATCTTGCCAATAGATTGGTTTCTCATGGAGTGGATGTTGTTCTCGATAAATGGGATTTGAAAGAGGGCAATGATAAATATAAATTTATGGAAAGATGTGTTGATGATCCTAGTATTACAAAAGTACTTATAATTTGCGATAAAGCATATGCACAAAAAGCAAATGACCGTACTGGAGGGGTAGGAGATGAAACAGTAATTATTTCCAGTGAAGTGTATGGAAATGCAAGACAGGAAAAGTTTATCCCGATCATTGCAGAGAGAGACGAAGAAGGAAAGGAATACGTGCCAACTTATATAAAAACTAGAATATATATTGACCTTTCTGATCCGGAAAAATATGAAGAGGAATATGAGAAACTTCTTCGAAATATATATGAAAAACCTCAATTTGTGAAGCCTCGATTGGGAAAGAAACCAGAATGGTTAGAAGAGGAAAAGACCAATTTTTTTCCTGTAAAGGATTTGATCCGTCAGATCCGGGGAAGTAATACACCAGTAAAAAGGAGAAATTGTATAGCGAGATTTCAGGAGGCTTATATTGAAGCATTGAAGTCTTATTATATATGTGGAGTGAAGCCAGAAGAAGTTTTCAATAATTTTTTAAATACGAAACCGTTACGTGATATATATTTGGATTTTGTAGAAGCCGTTGCTGAAACAGAGGATAACTATGCGGAGGTATTGGCAGAAGCATTCGAATATTTATATAATAAGTTGTCTTGCATAAAAACATTTGATCCTCAGGCAAATTCTGCTTATGGGGATGATTTGGATGTATATAAAACTCTTTTGTGGGAATTGTTTATTTGTGTTATTGCCTATTTACGGCATGTTAAAGATTATGCAGCTATAAATGTATTAATAACATATACATACTTTTTGGAGAATAATCTTTTTGGTGGAGCGATTAAGCAAGCTAATTACACGACATTCAGACATCATAGTGTTGTTATCGAAGATCGTTATAAACCAATGTCTGAAATGAAAAATAAATACACTTTGGTGGGAGATGTAATTTGTAACCAAAGAGAAAAACTTCCAATATATACGGCAGAAGCAATTGCAGAAGCTGATCTATTTTTGTATCAGGTTTGCAATGCATATGATTTGGTTGAAAATGAACAAGCATGGTATAGGACTTGCTGGTTTCCAACATGTTATGTTTATGTGCAGAACGAAAGGTTAGAATGGGAAAAAATGAAGTCTCGTAGATATTGTGAAAAAATGAAAGTACTATTTGGAGTGGATTGTATCGAGAAATTGAAAGAAAAAATAAGTAAATGTGTATATGATTCTCAAATGGGATATTCAGATGGATGGGGAGCTGCACCGGTTATATTAAATTGTATTAAAATTGAGGATATTGGAACTTTAAGTTGA
- a CDS encoding abortive infection family protein: MSEITKKEEGIFLMLFNRNGYVLNFSTADFDVFTTNSIGVALCNKYGLSKGKSLIAYLNSATYNEREKLLLDLFHYYEDNMQHEYDKDYEDFSCYNRYDERYARIYQKCKGIVEKIESTSSVITQTADNLKRKFSSEYMTQQIELMVSMQATNPTNAIGIAKELIESCCKTILEEMGIPWSKTDDVPQLTNKTLDALNLLPSNIQSTDQGADAIKAILGNLRSIPSKLAEIRNPFGSGHGKSASFKGLEERHAKLAVGSSITFVDFVWSTYENQKQTGQKII, encoded by the coding sequence ATGTCAGAAATTACAAAAAAAGAAGAGGGAATATTTTTAATGCTTTTTAACAGGAATGGTTATGTCCTAAATTTCTCCACAGCGGATTTTGATGTTTTTACAACAAATAGTATTGGTGTTGCGTTGTGTAATAAATATGGTCTTTCGAAGGGAAAATCCTTAATTGCATATTTGAATAGTGCTACATATAATGAAAGAGAAAAATTGCTGTTAGATTTATTTCATTATTATGAAGACAATATGCAACATGAATATGATAAAGACTATGAGGATTTCTCTTGCTATAACAGATATGATGAGCGTTATGCAAGAATTTATCAGAAATGTAAAGGTATTGTAGAAAAAATAGAGAGTACTTCTTCAGTTATAACTCAAACAGCGGATAATTTGAAAAGGAAGTTTTCAAGTGAATATATGACCCAACAAATTGAGCTAATGGTATCTATGCAAGCAACAAATCCTACAAATGCTATAGGTATAGCGAAAGAATTAATTGAAAGTTGTTGCAAGACAATTTTAGAAGAGATGGGAATTCCATGGAGCAAGACAGATGATGTTCCACAGCTTACAAATAAAACATTGGATGCATTAAATTTATTACCGTCAAATATACAATCAACAGATCAAGGAGCAGATGCGATAAAAGCCATATTAGGAAATTTGAGGTCTATTCCATCAAAACTGGCAGAAATAAGGAATCCTTTTGGAAGTGGGCATGGAAAAAGTGCATCTTTTAAGGGGCTTGAGGAAAGACATGCAAAACTGGCAGTTGGTAGTAGTATTACATTTGTTGACTTTGTTTGGAGTACATATGAAAATCAAAAGCAAACAGGGCAAAAAATAATTTAA